Proteins encoded in a region of the Mucispirillum schaedleri ASF457 genome:
- a CDS encoding SPOR domain-containing protein, with translation MTEENKNSFRDMILIIFVVLICFGITIYGIAYLTGKVFSSSPEPEIAANERPKEVTTNPQEGDTLTFTSMGETADEVMPDENNIRTTVTPPKQNNTETAVLYQDNISPIPAPVLQEEKPVEPASKQVKPQENKQVQETAKPKETVKPKENTNQAEQAKPKQETKPAPVKETVKTAPPAQTGAFVVQLVAVQSRDAAEKEAAKYRSKYPDVFIKQVSIDGKTWYRVRLGVSATKEQAQQKANKVASEFKIKPIVTKNN, from the coding sequence ATGACAGAAGAAAATAAAAATTCATTCAGGGATATGATTTTAATTATATTTGTAGTGCTTATATGCTTTGGCATTACAATATATGGCATAGCATATTTAACAGGGAAAGTATTTTCCAGCAGTCCAGAGCCTGAGATTGCTGCTAATGAAAGACCAAAGGAAGTAACAACTAATCCGCAGGAAGGTGATACTTTAACTTTTACATCTATGGGGGAAACTGCTGATGAAGTTATGCCTGATGAAAATAATATCCGCACAACAGTTACACCGCCAAAACAGAATAATACAGAAACAGCAGTGTTATATCAGGATAATATATCACCTATTCCAGCACCAGTATTACAGGAAGAAAAGCCAGTGGAGCCTGCTTCTAAGCAGGTAAAACCGCAGGAAAATAAACAAGTGCAGGAAACCGCTAAACCAAAAGAAACTGTAAAACCAAAAGAAAATACAAATCAGGCAGAGCAGGCAAAACCAAAGCAGGAAACAAAACCTGCACCTGTCAAAGAAACAGTTAAAACTGCACCACCTGCACAGACTGGAGCTTTCGTAGTGCAGCTTGTGGCAGTGCAGTCAAGAGATGCTGCAGAAAAAGAGGCAGCAAAATATAGAAGTAAATACCCAGATGTATTTATAAAACAGGTAAGTATAGATGGCAAAACATGGTATAGAGTTCGTCTTGGTGTAAGTGCTACAAAGGAACAGGCACAGCAGAAAGCAAATAAAGTAGCATCTGAATTTAAAATAAAACCAATTGTTACTAAAAATAACTAA
- the argS gene encoding arginine--tRNA ligase codes for MKEKLTLIIDEIVKDMLNKAGVSEEVSFTLVIPEKEEHGDFACNAAMQLVRFLKKNPKMIAEEICSALVEKMNGQVSVEIAGPGFINIKTSKCFFAETVMDIINNKKYFHNNTGRNKKAMVEFVSANPTGPLHIGHGRGAAYGDSVARVLSMSGYDVTREYYVNDAGNQMNNLALSVYSRYAELLGRAEEAPFPETGYHGDYIKDISAALLRQRKDILDIDKKEALELCLETAVETIQKNIDDDLKDFRVEFHNYFSEKSLYKQGLIDKALEKLSKSGKTFEQDGALWLNTSSMGDDKDRVLRKSTGEYTYFTPDIAYHQNKYDRGYEYLVDIWGADHHGYIKRMQSALECLDHDVSTFKVSLIQMVNLIQNGEKISMSTRSGDFIPLSYLIDEVGIDAARFFYNMRSHDAQFDFDIDLAKSKSNDNPVYYIQYAHARVHSLIANAEDKGIKYERGAGLEKALGIEEIQLIKNMIRLKYVIELAAVHLEPHRVAYHLQELAAAFHSYYYSNKILNLEDKDLTTGRLSLCEAVAVTIKTGLEILGVSAPEKM; via the coding sequence TTGAAAGAAAAACTTACATTAATCATTGATGAAATAGTAAAAGATATGCTGAATAAAGCAGGTGTATCAGAAGAAGTTTCTTTTACACTTGTTATACCAGAAAAAGAAGAACATGGCGATTTTGCATGTAATGCTGCTATGCAGCTTGTGCGTTTTTTAAAGAAAAACCCAAAAATGATAGCAGAAGAAATATGCAGTGCATTAGTTGAAAAAATGAATGGGCAGGTGTCTGTGGAAATTGCAGGTCCCGGATTTATAAATATAAAAACTTCAAAATGCTTTTTTGCTGAAACTGTTATGGATATTATTAACAATAAAAAATATTTTCATAATAATACAGGCAGAAATAAAAAAGCAATGGTAGAGTTTGTTAGTGCAAACCCAACTGGTCCTTTGCATATTGGTCATGGCAGAGGGGCAGCTTATGGTGATTCTGTTGCAAGAGTGCTTTCCATGTCTGGCTACGATGTAACAAGAGAATATTATGTTAATGATGCAGGCAACCAGATGAATAATCTGGCATTAAGTGTATATTCCAGATATGCGGAGCTGCTAGGCAGAGCAGAAGAAGCACCATTTCCAGAAACAGGCTATCATGGAGATTATATAAAAGATATATCAGCAGCTCTTTTAAGGCAAAGAAAAGATATATTAGATATTGATAAAAAAGAAGCATTAGAGTTATGTCTTGAAACAGCTGTGGAAACTATTCAGAAAAATATAGATGATGATTTAAAAGATTTTAGAGTAGAGTTTCACAATTATTTCAGTGAAAAAAGCCTTTATAAACAGGGTTTAATAGATAAAGCACTTGAAAAATTAAGTAAATCTGGTAAAACTTTTGAGCAGGATGGAGCATTATGGCTTAATACTTCCAGTATGGGTGATGATAAAGACAGAGTGTTAAGAAAATCTACTGGAGAATATACTTATTTTACACCAGATATTGCATATCATCAGAATAAATATGACAGAGGATATGAATATTTAGTAGATATATGGGGAGCAGACCACCACGGCTATATTAAAAGAATGCAGAGTGCATTAGAGTGTTTAGACCATGATGTATCTACATTTAAAGTTTCATTAATCCAAATGGTTAATTTAATACAGAATGGTGAAAAAATCAGTATGTCTACAAGAAGTGGCGATTTTATTCCACTTTCATATCTTATAGATGAAGTAGGAATTGATGCAGCAAGATTTTTTTATAATATGAGAAGTCATGACGCTCAGTTTGATTTTGATATAGATTTAGCGAAATCAAAATCAAATGACAACCCAGTATATTATATTCAGTATGCACATGCAAGGGTGCACAGTTTAATTGCAAATGCAGAAGATAAAGGCATAAAATATGAAAGGGGAGCAGGGTTAGAGAAAGCTCTTGGCATTGAAGAAATACAGCTTATAAAAAATATGATAAGGTTAAAATATGTTATTGAGCTTGCAGCAGTCCATTTAGAGCCACACAGAGTTGCTTATCATTTACAGGAGCTTGCAGCAGCATTTCATTCATATTATTACAGTAATAAAATATTAAATCTTGAAGATAAAGATCTTACAACAGGCAGACTTTCATTATGTGAAGCTGTTGCTGTGACTATTAAAACAGGGCTTGAAATATTAGGTGTTTCTGCACCTGAAAAAATGTAG